The region AGTTCGCCGACTGGCAGCTCGCGGTGTGCGGTCAGTTCGGCCGGGTCGTCGCGGTCGGGCACGCGATCCCATTCGTCTGGGGCGGCCAGGCCGACGCCCTTCCCCCCAGCATCGCCGGGATCATGGAGAATGCGGCGCACGCACGGGCGCACGGCCGCCCGCCGACGACGCTCTCCGCCCTCGCCGTGCTGGTGGACCGGCGCCATCGTGGGGAGGGGCTCAGCCGGGCCGTCCTGACCGCGATGGCGCAGCTGGCGCAGGGAAAGGGCCTCGAGGCGTTCGTGGCCCCCGTCCGGCCGACGCTCAAGGCCAGCTATCCGCTCGCGGGCATGGGGCAATACGTCAAGTGGACGGATGGCGAGGGGCTGCCGTTCGATCCGTGGGTGCGTACTCACGCGAAGCTCGGAGCCGAGATCGTCGGCGTGCTCCCCCGGGCGATGGTCATCGTGGGAACGGTGGGGGCGTGGGAGGAGTGGACGGCCATGCGCTTCCCCGACTCCGGGACGTACGTCGTCCCGGGCGCGCTTCAGCCGGTCACGATCGATCGCGATCGGGACGAAGGACGCTACGAGGACCCGAACGTCTGGATGCGGCACCCGATGTCGGAGCGGAGGGCCGGGCGATGAACATCTTCAAAGCCATGGCCGTGAGGAGCGTCGAGGAAGCGACGCGGGCGATCCCCGTCATCGACTTCGGTCCCGCGCTCCGAGGCCAGCCGGGTGGGCTCGACGCCGTCGCGGGCGAGGTGCGGCGCGCCTGCGAGCAGGTCGGCTTCTTCTACCTCGCCGGTCACGGCGTGCCCCCGGCGGTGGTCGATGCCGCCTTCCGGGCCGCGCGCGAGTTTCA is a window of Candidatus Methylomirabilota bacterium DNA encoding:
- a CDS encoding GNAT family N-acetyltransferase, which encodes MSHSTLWRTFTLRDRPELEPEFERLAEEGWPRFMRQRDELGCGRYWPALFTEFADWQLAVCGQFGRVVAVGHAIPFVWGGQADALPPSIAGIMENAAHARAHGRPPTTLSALAVLVDRRHRGEGLSRAVLTAMAQLAQGKGLEAFVAPVRPTLKASYPLAGMGQYVKWTDGEGLPFDPWVRTHAKLGAEIVGVLPRAMVIVGTVGAWEEWTAMRFPDSGTYVVPGALQPVTIDRDRDEGRYEDPNVWMRHPMSERRAGR